In one window of Frankiaceae bacterium DNA:
- a CDS encoding helix-turn-helix domain-containing protein yields the protein MTLDDDLPPILTVEQTATLLGISRGLAFAAVRTGEIPHVRIGRRIIVPRDALRNLLEQPRRQSA from the coding sequence ATGACGCTCGACGACGACCTCCCGCCGATCCTCACCGTCGAGCAGACCGCCACGCTGCTTGGCATCAGCCGCGGTCTCGCGTTCGCCGCGGTTCGCACTGGCGAGATCCCGCACGTCCGTATCGGGCGGCGGATCATCGTGCCGCGCGACGCGCTCAGAAACCTCCTTGAGCAGCCGCGCCGTCAGTCCGCGTGA
- a CDS encoding helix-turn-helix domain-containing protein yields the protein MATYFSAHVARGLLLARAREAQIPLSELALAIGLPKRTLHRVLASRWLRWDIADRVSIALGHHPCELWPDWFDLEADVDLDVKEQAS from the coding sequence ATGGCCACCTACTTCAGCGCCCACGTCGCGCGCGGGCTCCTGCTCGCCCGCGCCCGGGAGGCGCAGATCCCGCTCAGCGAGCTCGCGCTCGCCATCGGATTGCCTAAGCGGACGCTGCACCGCGTCCTCGCCTCGCGCTGGCTCCGGTGGGACATCGCCGACCGCGTCTCCATTGCGCTCGGCCACCACCCCTGCGAACTCTGGCCCGACTGGTTCGACCTCGAAGCCGATGTCGACCTCGATGTGAAGGAGCAAGCGTCATGA